GCAAAGGCAGGGAAACCACAGAGCAGTCCGAGGACAGAGAAAGCCTTGGTGTCCAGATGGCTTCCCCATGAACAGGAAGCCAGGAGGACCCAGTCGGGCTGGAAGCCCCGGGCTGATCAAGGGCAGTAGCAGAAGCCCTTTCCCAAACCCTTTTCCTTGCCGCTTTTCCTTCCTGAGCTGGTCCCCGATGGAGGGCTGAGCTGGTGCTTGGTCCCTGAGCCTAGGGTCAAGGGTTTGGGACTGGGTCCTAACATGTGATCCCCTTGAATCCCAGGGGAGGGCCCTGTTTATTCTGCCCCcatccacctccctcccttccttgcagCCTGCTGTGATGTTTCCCCTTTTGTCTTGTAATTGGCCTCTCACCATTTGCAAAGGCCATGGCGTGCTTTGGGGTGCTGGGAGCATGGCGCCCATGCCCGGAAATGTaactggggggtggagggtgactAGGTGCCAACtaggagagaagctgcagaaatAACCACTGCAGCTGATGGCTGCCCAGCCATGCCGGCACCACCCTCCATCCAAAGCAATGCCAGCTCCTCTCTCCATTCACAGGTAGCTCCGTGGGGGATGGAGAGGAAAGGAGAAAATGATACAGGGAGAAAACAGGCACAGGCTTGTGCTTTGCCTGAGAGTGTGGGTAATTCCACCGCATTGTTATGCAGATTGCCACCAACCTGACTAATGCAGCCTAAATGGTAACTTAGATAATGCCGGTGTCTCCGGAGAAGCCCGCTGCTTCCCTGATACCTGAGAGATGGAGGAGCTGGCTCTGGTCCTTCCTCTCCATGCAATGCCAAAAGGAAAGCCCTCTGCCTATGGCCAGCTCCTCTTTCTGCCCTCCACCGTGTGCAGGGGAGAGGGCAAGCTACGCTTGAGTGAGATTGCCTCCACCCCCGTGCACGGTCTTGGAAAGCTGAAAGCAGCTGGGGCCGTTTCTGCTGCCATCTCTTAACCGAATGCTAGGGGCATAAAGGAGCCTCTCTTCCAAACCCAGGAGCCGATCCTTGTCTCCATTGCGTGTTGGTTTAGTTGCACTGACTTCAACTGCGGTTACTTCTCGTTTACAGCGGTGTCATGGAGAGCAGATTTTGGCCTTCGGTCAATCGCCCATGGAGTCATGATGCAGGGTCCACCCTTGAGCATTCACATCTGGAGGTGGCGGGGTGGCAGGAGTTGGAGCTGGGACAGAAATGTTCTGCGAAAATTAGGCTTTTAAGTTTCCTGATAGAAAATGAATTAcggctcgtggtagaggtgattatcttttattaaagcaactaGATATCACCACGACCACAAGTCCTGATTCAtcgtttcacagtagctagggtctgGAGGGACCTGAAtggatcatctagcctgacccccatTCCTTGTGCCTCTAGACCAATAAGCCTACAACCTGCATACCTGACTGATGGAAAATTAGGCTTTTAAGTCACTGATGGTTTTTAAGGAAATATACCTGGATTGTAGCAGAGCCCTCCAAGTAGACCACATCTTGCAAAATGCACTGGGTGGTGATTGTGAgaggaaagactggggcaccGTAGGAAGTGAAGTCCAATCAGGGACTCAGGCCTATGCAGGAGAATGGGTGCAAACTGCAACAAACGGAGGCACAGGAACAGCATTTTGAAAAGGCCATTTGTTCTGGTTTTTAGCTCTTTTGAGGAAAAAGCCTCAATGCTCCTCAGGGAGAAGGAAAATCTCCAGTTAGCTCCAGCTGTGACTAAGATGACACCATCTGTTTGCATACACGGTGGTACTTGTTGTAGACATTTGATGGTTCGCACCTTCTAAGCACCAAAGCAGCCCCATGCCAAGCTAATAAGCTCTTAAACTGTTTTGCAGGTACCTAGGGATCACGCGGCCCCTGACGTACCCCGTGAGGCAAAACGGGAAGCTGATGGCCAAGATGGTGTTCATCGtgtggctcctctctgcctccataaCGCTTCCTCCGCTCTTCGGCTGGGCCAAGAATGTCACCGTGGAAAGGGTCTGCCTTATCAGCCAGGACTTTGGATACACTGTCTACTCCACCGGCGTTGCCTTCTACATCCCCATGACCGTCATGCTCGTCATGTACAACCGGATCTACAAAGCCGCCAAGGTCAGCGCAGAGAAGCACCGGTTCATGAACTTCCCCAAACAGTACGACCAGGACGGGGTGTATTGCATGGAGGCCGGCGTCCGGGGCCATCACAGCTCCAAGCGCAGCAAGGCGGTGGAAGAGTGTGCCACGCTGTCCAAGCTGCTGAGGCAGGATCGAAAGAACATTTCCATCTTcaaaagggagcagaaagcagccaGGACCCTTGGCATTATCGTGGGGGCCTTCACGTTCTGCTGGTTCCCCTTCTTCCTCATGTCTACGGCCCGGCCTTTCATATGTGGCATCCAGTGCAGCTGCATGCCTCTGAGGTTGGAGAggaccctgctctggctgggttACACCAACTCCCTCATCAACCCCCTCATCTATGCTTTCTTCAACCGAGATTTAAGGACTACTTTCTGGAACCTCTTGTGGTGCAGGTACAGGAACATCAACCGGAGGCTGTCGGCAGCCAGCATGCACGAGGCACTGAAAGTCGCAGAGAGACACGAGTGTATTCTGTAAACCCCCGAAGAGGGCCTGTGTCCTCTCGTCTAATGCTAGTGCTCAGTGCCTAAGTCCAGACCTCCCACGTCTCCATCCAGCCCTTCAGGAACAGCAGCTGTGTGCATTGCCGTTCTCCAGCCTGAGCTCACCATCGCAAATTGGGTACAAGAGGTGCTCCAGCCCGGAGTACCTGAGCGGTGCCCGTCCATCACGACCAattgcagccccttcccttctctttagCCCATAGCTGTGGCTGTGCTTTCTAAACTGTGAGTCGAGCAGCAGCCCATAGGACCCAGGATGGAGCCAGGATGGTTCTTGGACCTTGCCCCGAGTTGCGCCACAGCCTGacggtgaccttgggcaagttgcatcacttctctgtgcctcGATTTCCCCCCGTGTAAAAAATTAGACGCTCGGTTTTTGCAGGGGGCTGTGAGGTCTGTGGAGGGCCGATGCTGTGTGCAATGAGATTATCTCACAAGCCCCGTAGGACAGCAGCTATGGGCTGCACTGAAGTGGACGATGGACCTCACGTTCTCCCCCTGTGCTTATAAACTATTGCAACCCAGTTGTTTCCATTCTACATCCCGCGGCCCGTTCCAAGTTTGCATGTCAGGGAGATGATACCAATGACCCTCTTTCCCCGAGTCCTCGCATTTCAGCACTTGAACCTGGCATGCTtaggaaaaggaacaaaaaaccctttgtttATAGTAGGGTAGGCGAAGTTTCAACAGCCTACTTAAATCGGAGAAGCGAACAGCAAGCAAAGACTGATATATTTACTGGGATGTATTGTACTTCATTCACAGCTGAGTGATGTGTTTGCATAATGTGTGGCTAATTGATTGACTGAGGCACTCCATAAAAGCACGCTTTGGTTGATGAGAGACATAAATATGCGATTCCACCAGTAGCTTTACGGTGCTGCAGTATGATGTACAgcgagctggaaaaaaaaataaagcaagcgatatatctttttctttctttttttttaaacaaagaaaaagaaaaatctatttattttttttaattttagttgaGATTCTTTGTGTGTTTAGACCTTTGATGCCTCGTTTTTCCCCGTCAGCATAGCTCAGAGCCAACCCCCCCTGGAGTCATTAAATAATCTTCCACTGATTGCATTTGGCTTTGGGTGCTGGCCCTTTGGTGAATTTAAACTTTTTTCCAGTTGAGGTTGGAGAAGAGATTAGTTACGGGCTCTTCTTTCACAGAGATTTCCTTGAAAGCTTATAAAAAGGCAAGGGGGGTGTAGGAAATAAGGCAACAGCTAGTACATTGAGGGAGGGGGCATATCACTTTTCTTCAAATATAAGGCGCAGTTGAATTTAAGATGCATCCTATTTTTTTATTCTCTATTGATGGTGAGGAAAAAAGTCAAATAAAGGCACAATTTACAAAGGTGCGGCCTATGGTGCCTATCAGACCTTTCTAGCTTTTCTTGGAAACTGCAGTTGAAGATGCATGCCGTTTTTagaagaaatatttcattttaaaagtgccTTGTATTTGGAGGAACCTGGTGCCTTGGAGTTCTCACAAGCCAAGGTGAGCCTCATTTAGTTTCCTAACAATTCAGGGGGCTCTGATCAGACCCCTCCAGTACTCTTCTCGGGATCTCTGTCTAGGAAAAGCATGTCTCTTTTTTGGGAGAATGGCACTGAAGCGTGGGCTCAGGACCGCTCCGAGCCATCTCTTTTAATGGCTGGACAGAGTGAGACCGAGTGGATGGAGGTAGTTTCTCAGCAAGGGTCCCAGGCTCAGCAGAGAGGCAATACTTGCTTGGCCCAAAAGTCCCCGTAAAATCCACAGGGTCAATTCCTGGGCAGATGGAAATCAAGAACTTAGCCATTGCCTTGAAGATAAGTCAGGATTTCACTTAGTATCATTGAAGGAGAGTGAGGAGATGATGGCGGTCATTCAGATTTTTATTTACCATACCAGGTCAACCATTGCCCCACCACATTCAGTGTCTGGTCTCCAGCCTTGGCCTTTAATTACTTACCTTCTCCTAGAAATATAGTCGGCACTTTCCAAACACGGGAGAAGATGTAATCCCTGCCTAAGGAGCAGAGCGTCAAAACCAGAGCAGGTCAATGAAGAGCAGATGGGACATGGTGCACGAGAAGCCACAAAGTGGTTGATGGGCACGTGGCTGGTTATGATCAGCAGTGGGTTTTGTAAAATGTCCAACATCCCACGTTCCTTTcccagcagcatcctgctgcaacgtggcctcttttcttttttgccagaCTGATTCTCAGCTTTGGTTCCCGTCTCCTTAGTGTTCCCCCAGCAGTTTGCACTCGAGAGATATAAAGGAACCAGTTGCTTCAAAGTTGCTTTAGGTGCCTCCCTCCTGGACACTAAGGTAAGGCTTCGTGTTCTGGAGCCTAGGTGAGACCAGAGAGATCTCTTCCTTTCTTTACCCCCATGCAGGCCACTGCGTACACTTCTGCACCTTGCAATGGCCATGTTGTCTGCCGTGGTCCTCAATAGAGAAGTCCAGTAGTGGAGTATGGCCAGGAGGccaactgtgtgtgtgcatgtgagaccGCCAGGATGGATAAATCCAAAGCCTTCCCACGGGAACTTTGCAGCCTCATCCAAACCCAGATATTACATTCCAGACACACGTGCACATGATGCTATCATTGGCAGCAAAGTCTGAGTAGAAAAATAAATGTGATGTATGTGAAAGATGCTTCTTGTTTCCGTTCCTTTTTTGCTGTTCTCTCCCTCCAGAATCTTTTTCATTCATTGTTTTCCTCTCATTCAAAACCCTCCTGGGATGTGGTCCTTTACCTGCTTCAGATAAATGCTCCTTCCAGAGATGTCCCAGACAAAGAGTTCATTAAATGGGAGACTGTACAGTAGGACTCCAAAATAACCACATGGGGTGGAGTTTCTTCATGTCTCTGCTCGGCACTAcacatttagtctgcagaagagaagaccgaggggggattgaatagcagccttcacctccctgcaggggggctgcaaagaggatggagctgggctggtctcagtgggggcagatggcaggacaaggagcaatgggctcgagctgcagccatggacaatgaggttggatattagggaaaaactttctcactaggagggtggtgaagcactggaacaggtcacctagAGAGGCGGTGgactctccgtccttggaggttttgaagacgcAGGTAGataaaggcttggctgggatgatggagttggggctggtcctgctgtgaccaggggattggactagacgtgacctcctgaggtcccttcccaccctcattttctatgattctttggtTTCTCCCTAATTATTCTTAGAGGAGAGGGATTTTAGGGAGATAGGGGCATTTACAGTCTACTGCAACTGAATCGACCATGCACGCACACCAACTTTTGGTCAAAAAATACAGGGGTATTTTCCATGGCCATAGCTTTGCAGGGCTCAGTATTGCCTAGTCCATGACACCTCCAACTGAGTGATATGATGCAACACTTTTAAATATAGATCTCATTACAAATGATGCCTAGGTCACAATCCGTGTGGCACAGTCATTCACTCCTTTGGATGTTCATCAACTCCAGACTCTTCTGACTTCCCAGTCTATATAGCCTTCTACTCTTATCCCCTCTCACTCCTTCATGTTTCCCCCATCCTAGCACCTCGCTGAAGATCCTGTATGTGACAACCCTATCTGGTGGGAATGGCCTTTGAGTAAAGGGGGCTGCATCATGTATGAGTCCCATACCTACTGGAGGTGAGCTAGAAGACTGGATGGGATTTCCCTTGGTTCCCGAGGTGAATGTCTTTACTAAATGTCTCTTCTAGATGGTATGGAGCAGCGGGTCTACATGGGTGGAAGAAAAGGGATGGTGGAGTAGCAACTGTGGGGCTAGGGGAAATTTGCTTATCGCTGCACAGCTGCGGCCAGTGCTGCAAACACAAGTAAAGCTGATGATAACGTCCATGGTGGTGTGGCCAGCAGGCATTGCTCAAAggctggggaaaaaagagagcAAGTCAGAGAGGAATAAGCAGCATTAGCACAAGGCCAGGCTGAAAGGGTCCCCCACCAGAGGTGGATCGGTGGGGGGAGATGCGATTCTGCAGTTGCACCctccttttgattcctgctccacccagactTTAAAAGCAACTGCCTGGATGGGATATCAGCATTTCTATTCAAACAGCACttagggagtcaattgacttcatggcttattatcaGCTAACTGATTTCTGCTTTCTCTCTcgactccacaggtgttaacataggcactgacttttatttttgtggggaagggctggtggctaagatgatggacatgtggaaagcgTTACACATTTCAAGCCCTCTTCCCCGGAGgagccagggccctcaggcccccacgTACTCGGCACCCGTGGGTATTAATGAccttcacttctttttttttttaatagtcttgatggtCCACTATTCAAGCTATCCTATCTCCTGTCATTTTGCTATCTGTTCACCCTTCCTAGTAATGTCTCTCATCTAGTCTACAGCCCTTTAGGTGGTTTTTAGCTCTAGCttaaaaccttaactcaggtgtggtaatattcaCTTGGGTAAATGTCTTTGTTGCCATCCTTGTCGAATGTCACTGCTGTGTTGCCAGCATTGAAATCGCAGCCAGCAGAGCCCAACACTAGTCTCGTCTTAACGAACTACACAGGCTCAGGTCAGTAGCAAAGACTCAgccaggtttattgtctacaagGCACAGCCCGAACATGCTTGTGATCTGATAGATGAGGGATCAACACGTGGATGTCCATGACAAGGTATTGGCACAACACCATGTAGGCTCCCTTTGGCCAATACAAAATTCCCGTCATTTCTAATTCTTCTTTTATACAATGATCAAAACAGATCACAATGCACCAATATCTTGACTATCCTGAGCCGTCCTTGTACCATGGGCTTGTTCCACATCCCGATGTAGGCCGTTCGACATTTTATACAGCCAGTTCCTCTTCCCATCTCCTAGCGGGAAGAGCACATCTGGCCCACGTTCCAAATTTTGCTTCCGTAAGGAGCTTGTGCATCCATCAGGTTTGCTGATCAGCCCTACTCTGGCCAATGCTTTAGCCAAGCCTTTGTGTGATCAGCATATATATTGATTGATGTTCCAGCGGGGCCTACAGTAAGCATTAAGTTGCATGTGGAAATAACAGGCAGGAAGTATTGGATgtgctgtcaagatgctcaaggaggctagattttatttgccaaatctgaataagagatgaacttataactataatgactacaggccGAATGAAATGATATGTTTTTATTACGTCTGCCctaatttgttgtgttttttaaagtgAATATACCATTTAGCTGCAAATGAGTGCACATTCCAATCAAGTTGTTTTTTTGATTTGATCTTAAAGTGAATCGCAGAGCATTAGGCCCCTGGCATATTAGTAATGCTAGTTTCTAGCATTCTagtttctagtttctctttaactggagaaaaatgtggtgATGTGccatctgctccccctccccccattttaaaaaatgtctgtgtcctaaaatcatagaaaatgagggtggaagggatctcaggaggtcgcatctagtccaaccccctgctcaaagcaggaccagccccaactacatcatctcagccaaggcatttgctgggatgatggagttggtgctggtcctgctttgagcagggggttggattagctGTGACCtcctgggtcttaaaagcctacCAGGATGGAGATGtgacctcccaggatggagatgcacacacacacacacatgcacctatTCTACATATCAACCATCATCAATGAATTTCTTAAACCAGTGGAAATCTTCATATGGAAATTTAAACCAGTTGAAAAATGGCT
This genomic window from Alligator mississippiensis isolate rAllMis1 chromosome 2, rAllMis1, whole genome shotgun sequence contains:
- the LOC102577073 gene encoding 5-hydroxytryptamine receptor 7, whose product is MLLRVNPSQSMEHQPLFVENTEHEYPAPNSLPDPFMTEGPSASAEPDPLSFNLTNSTDCGEEILLYGDTEKIVIGTVLSIITLLTIAGNSLVIISVCIVKKLRQPSNYLVVSLAAADLSVAFAVMPFVIITDLVGGEWLFGKVFCNVFIAMDVMCCTASIMTLCVISVDRYLGITRPLTYPVRQNGKLMAKMVFIVWLLSASITLPPLFGWAKNVTVERVCLISQDFGYTVYSTGVAFYIPMTVMLVMYNRIYKAAKVSAEKHRFMNFPKQYDQDGVYCMEAGVRGHHSSKRSKAVEECATLSKLLRQDRKNISIFKREQKAARTLGIIVGAFTFCWFPFFLMSTARPFICGIQCSCMPLRLERTLLWLGYTNSLINPLIYAFFNRDLRTTFWNLLWCRYRNINRRLSAASMHEALKVAERHECIL